The Saprospiraceae bacterium genomic interval GTATACTCGGGATTCATGGTATCTCCGGATTCCTGAAAACGATTCAATTGCTGCTCCCAACCCGATTCTGCCTTCTCATAAGAACCTATTAAAAAATAAAAAGCAGAAAGATTGTTGAGGCAATTTATATAATACGGGTGATCGAAATTCTTCAGACTATCTTCGAAAATCGTTTTAGCCTCAAGCCATAGTGGCTCTGACAAATCATTCTTTCCCATATCAGAATACAATCCTCCGAGATTGATAAGTGCCCCACAATATTCCGGATTATTTTTCCCAAGTAAAATTTCGCGAAGAGCCAATGTTTTTAAATAAAGTCCTTCTGCCTTCTCATACTTTCCTCCAAAAAAATAAGTTATAGCCAGGTTATTGAGCGTACTGGTATAACTCATACTTAAGGTATCTCCATTCTTTTCATGAAGGGCCTTTTTCTCAAGATGAAGTATTTCTGCTTTATCCAGATTTCCTGCGGTGGTATGGACATAAGCAAGATTATTAAGTATAGTCATACATTGTTGATGTTCTTTTCCTTTCGAGGTCGTACACAAATCAAGCGCCTCGAGAAAGGTATGTTCCGCATTTTCATAATCATGGGTTTTAAAATAAATATTTCCTAAATGTTGCAAACTATAAATAAGCCTGTTTGATCTAGGGCCAAATTTTTCGAGTATAAGTTGATGCGCCTCTTTTTGTTTGGCGAATGCTCTGTTGCGATCGTCATTTTTTAAATAAAATTTTGAGGAGTCGATAAGGGATGTTACCCGACTTTCAATCTGAATTGAATCCAAATTTTGTGAAAACAAGCAGCATTCAAACAAAAAACAAGCAACGAATAGAATATTCCGCATGATAAATACTTATGGTCGTATGGAAATTGACAACTATTTTTCTGGCCAACCAGGGTTGAGGTCAAAATTAAAAAATAATTTAAAGCGCTCATATAACTTTTCATAAATGAATAGATCATACACAACGGATTCATCATTCTTTTATCACAAATCCTACGCGAATTATGCCCCATAAATACTGGTCGAGAATTTAAGCACAAAGAAAGGCAAACAAAGCTGCTTTCGATTTGAGCAAGGAGAAAGCCACACAAAATGGCTTTCGACACAGCGAACCGAGAATCCAGCATGAGAGTGGGTGTGGGTGTGAGCAAGGAGAAAGCCACACGAAGTGGCTTTCGACGCAAGGAACCGACCCCATCAGTACTGATGGGGCAAGCGAGCTCCGCCGAGCTTGATTTTGAGGCTTACGTAAAGTCTATTCGATAATAACAAACCCCACCCGAATTCAGCCCCATCAGTACTGATGGGGCAAGCGAGCTCCGCCGAACTTGATTTTGAGGCTTACTTGAAGTCTATTCGATCAAAACAATTCCAGCCCGAATCCGGCATGTGTGTGGGTGTGAGTGTGTGATTATTCAATTAATACAAATCCAGCCCATTGGTATGGGTCAAAACCCATGTCGCGTAATTCTTTCTGTGCGGCACGAAATGCTTCCGGAATGGTCATCTTATGTTCTAACCATTTCTTATAAAAAGTGGTCATCAATAATGATGTTTGCTTGTCGGGCACCTGCCACAAACTCATGATGATGTATTTGGCTCCGGCGATTTTAAAAGCACGCTGCAAACCATACACGCCTTCGTTGCCCTGGATGTCTCCAAGACCTGTTTCGCATGCCGATAATACAACGAGCTCCGTATTACTTAAATTCATTTGGCTGATCTCGTAAGCGGTTAACACTCCATCTTCGCCGGAAACTAACGAACGCTCGCTATGCCATCCGGCATTACCACCAGCTAAAATTAACCCGGATCTCAACATGGAATGCTCACTCATTTTGAATGGTGATTCATGGCTTCCCATTGATGACAGCAAATAATCATTTCTTCTTTTCACGTCAGGATAAAAATATCCGTGTGTAGCCAGATGAATGATATGGGGAGAATGCGCACCCATTTCACCCAACTTCTTAAATTGATGTTCAGATCCACTGGTATCGATTTTTAAATCAGGAATTAATCCTGCACTTTTTAGAATGTTTTCAATTGCCATGACTTCGCGTTCGCTTCCTGGTAAATAATTCCAAAAACTTTCGTATGAAGTCTTTTGGTTTGTGTTGATATCTTGTTTCGATCTCAAAGCCAGATTTTGTTTCCAATCTGTTGAAAACGTATCGGGATCGTAACGAATTCCTCCAAACAATACTGCCGTTAGACTTTCCTCTTTTACGGATTGGAAAAACCAATTGTCTGCTGCTGTTTAAACGTATCAAATCAAACCGATCTCCCAGACTTTCCTGATCAGTTATGGGTAGTGCATCCATATTGATCCGATGTAATAAACCTACCGGAGAATAATATATTTTCTTAATGTCCTGAAGATGATGCTCCATCGGTTTCCACAAGATGTCATATAAACTTATTGGTCGCTGATCATTTGCACGAGCACCCCTGTCTGTCAGATTATACAATCGATTCACATAATCTGCTTTCTTTTCTGAATGAGTATTTAACAGATTCAAGATCATTGTTTCATTAAAAGAGGCACAAATTTCGGAAATGAATTGCCGGGTAAAAGAATCAACGCTGCGTAAAACGAACTATCAGAATTTTCGTTCGCTTGATTAAATTCATATTGAATAAATTCGAGTGCGGCTTCGTTTGGTTTTAATTTCTGCTGCACATGCTGCCACTTGATCTGTTTGGTTACATTTCCATAATCTTTCATAGATCTGGCTAATTCCTTTTCTCTAAGTTCAATCTGACTTTCAATTTGAGCAATCTGGTTGGAGTCCCGCTCTGCAAGAGGTTGCAAATAAAGGTCGCCGAGGGATCTGTGCATAGCTCTGAGTTCGGATATCGATTCGGAATAGGTTCCATCTGAATCGGATAATTTTCTTAAATGAGCGGCAGCTTGCATCAGAAAACCTTTCTGAAATATAATATTGTCAAAACTTACAGCATTTATGTGTTCCGAGGGTGCGATCTGATTAAAACAAAATTGATCGTTTACACTTTTAGAAAAAATATTCATATAATTAGCTAACTCCCGTTCTGACAAGTGATATACAGCTTTGCCCAATAGTTTAGAATCCAATATTGATATTTCCGCATATACTGCTTCAGCTTTTTCAGTTTTATTTGTTTTTGTATAAAGTTCAGCGATCATACGGAGAGTCTGAACATAATCAGGGTGTTCATTTCCCAATACTTTTCTTCTGATCATCTGCGTTTTTAATAAGCTGGCCTCACATTTTTCAAACTCGCCCATTGCCAGATAGAGCGTCGAAAGGGTATATAAACTATTTGCAAATTGTGGGTGTTCGGGACCCAATTTCTTTTCTTCAATACTTTGAGCTTCTAAGAATAATAATTCGGCCCGTTGATATTTATTTTGCCGAGCAAGTGCTAAAGCCAGATTATTAAGGCTTGCCGCATAATCCGGATGATCAGACCAAGAGCTTTTTTAAAAAGTGTCGTCACTTCCTCCAGGAGAGATTCAGCCTTTTCCAGTTGCCCGGTATGAGAATATAACAAAGCCATATTGTGAAGGCTTTGAACATATTCCGGATGTTCTTTCCCAAAAACCTGGAGTCTGATTTGTCCAGACTCTTGATAAAGACTCTCTGCATTTACAAAATTAGCCATAGCCTCATATAATATAGCCAAATTGTTCAGACTTTGAGCATACTCCAGATGTTGCTTCCCAAAGACTTGTTCTCTGATCTGAATAGCTTCCCTGTATAATTTTTCAGCTTCTTCATAATTACCCAGATGTTTGTGCAAAACTGCCAGATTGTTAATACAGGAAGCGTAGTATGGGTGATTTGTACCGAACAATTTTACCCAAATAGATTTTGACTCCTGATACAGGATTTGTGCTTTTTCCAAATGGCCCATCGAAAAATACAGAGCCGCCATATTGTTCAGAGTTGAGGCATAATCCGGGTGTTCCTTTCCAAAATAATTTTCCCTAATAGTTTTCGCTTCCAGATGCAATTTTTCAGCTTCTCTATATCTCCCCATTTCCTTATAAATTGCAGCCAGATTATTCAGACTCCACGCATAATCCGGATGTTCTTTCCCCAATACTTTTTCGCGAATGGTTTTAGATCTCAAATACCATTCCTCCGCTTCAATAAACTTTCCCATAAAATCCAAGATCCTGCCCTTATTAAAACAAGAAGCAGCATAACCTGCTGAATGTTCTCCCAAAAAATTGTGTGCCAAAGAATCTGCCTGTTGATGTACGCTCCAGGCATTGTCAAAATCCCCTTTCCCGGTAAATCCCCGGCTCACCTTAATGAGGCTATCTATTTGTTTAACGATGAAGGTGTCCTGCTCTTGTGTGTAAGCCCAAATTGGGGTCGTCAGAAAAATAACTAAAAATTTATTGATCATTATAATTCTTGTAATTGTTTTGTAAATATACTTTGCATCTCAAGACTCTCTGGAACTTGAAAATAAAAGATAAACGAAATTTAAAAGTTTAAGATTTATTCAAATATTTGAATAAAATTAATCATAAGTTTTAATTTTTCACAAAAACGGAGTTTATTCAATTCATACAAAACCGGCCCGAATCCAGCATGAGAGTGGGTGTGGGTGTGAGTGTGCGGATTTAACAGTAGTTTTTTGCATTGTTTAGACATACCAAATTTTCCACAGCGAGCTCCGCCGAGCTTGATTTTGAGGCTTACGTAAAGTCTATTCTATCAAAACAAACCCAGCCCACTGATATGGATCAAATCCTAAGTCCCGCAATTCCTTTTGTGCCGCATGAAATGCATCCGGTATCGACATCTTCTTTTCGCCGGTTGGCGAACCTTCGGCTTCCAGCCATTTCTTGTAAAATGTGATCATCAGCATCGAAGTTTGTTTGTCGGGGACCTGCCACAGACTCATAATAATGTATTTGGCTCCGGCGATTTTAAAAGCACGCTGCAAACCGTACACGCCTTCGTTGCCCTGGATGTCTCCCAGTCCGGTTTCGCAGGCAGAGAGCACAACAAGTTCGGTATTTGATAAATTCATCTGACTGATCTCATAGGCAGTTAACACTCCATCTTCACCTTCACCTAACGGTCGTTTGCCTTGCCATCCAGCATTACCTCCGGATAAAATCAAGCCTGAACGCAACATTGGATGCTCGCTCATTTTAAATATGGGCTCATTATTGCCAACTTCCTTTTGGGCATCCGGAAAGAAATATCCATGTGTCGCTATATGAAGAAAATTAGGTGATGGACTTTGAATTCCCAAAGTTTTGAAATAAGCCTCCGTAGCTTCATTTTTGGTTTTTAATTGTGCTTGCATTCCTACACCTAAAAAAATCTGATGTATGGCTTTTACTTCTTTTTCAGTTCCCGGCAAGGAATTCCAGCTTCCCCCTCTCAGAGTGGAATCTATATTGGCAAATCGATTGGATGTATTGCTATGACTTACAATCAAGTTTTTTGAACTAAACTGCAAAGAATCCAGATCAAATATTAATCCACCCAACAACAAGGCCGTTTGTCCTGTTCGGTTTTTTAACTCAGGGATAACCAATTGACGGGTACTGTTCATACTCCTTAATTGATAGCGGTCAGCCAGCATTTCATTTTCATTGATAGAGATCGCTCCCATTTGAATGCGATGTAAAAGTCCAGTAACAGAAAAATAAATTGTCTTTTCCCCTTCCAATTCTTTTTCAAGGGGTTTCCAGATGAGTTCGTACAAAGACCGACCGCGTTCTTGATTGGTATGCGCACCGCGATTGGCAAGAGTATAAATTTGATTCACGTAATCAGCTTTACGACTAGCTTTACTTTGAAACAGGCTGTCCAGTGAACTTTCTTCAAACAATGGAACAAAAATCGGTTGATTTTCTGTTTTGTTTTTTGCCTTTAAAACAATAGCCGCATACATGATTTTATCGGTTAAATTACCTCTTTCATAATACGGATACTTCACAAATTCTATCGATACCTCGCCCGGCGCCAAGGCCTCTTGAACTGCCTGCCATCCGGTCTGCTGGATGGCCAGATCATATTCCTTCAAATGTCTTGAAATAGCTTTTTCCAATTCATTGGATTGTGCTTCCAAAACATCTACATTTGTTCTGGCAAGAATAGGTTTGGCATATTCAGCTGAAAGCTGGCGACCTATTACTTTGAGTTTATTCAATATTTCACTTATCGTAGAATCCGATTGCGCTAATCGGCTTATATGTAATTTTGCGTTTAATAAAAATCCCTTAAAAAACAACAAACGGTCATAAGCCAAACCTGAAACTGTTGATTGTCTGCCAGTTTTTTCACAATGTTGCTGTAAAAACGATAGCATTTGTGCCTGATGATTCCCATTTTTTATAAGAAATTTATTGAGTTCGCTTTCAGATAGATGGTGCATTGCTTTGATCGCCATTACTTTATCTAGCTCAAGCAACATGTCTGAGTAATCTACTGCTTTAGAATACTTATTCCAATTCCAATACAGGTGAACCAGACTTTTTATACAAGATCCCATTTCCGGATGCTGCTTCCCAAATACTGCTTCAAAAATTCTTTTAACTTCGATTAAATAAGCCTCTGCTTTTTCATATTTTCCTCTTTTAATACTAACCAAAGCAAGATTTTTTAACCCTGTTGCAAAATCCGGATGTTCTATACCCAGAATTTTTTCTCTGATTTTATTGCATTCTAAAAAGAGATTTTCTGCCTCATCCAATTCATTTAGTTGAAGGTGAAAATTTGCAAGACTACTCAAACTGGATGCATAATCCAAATGTTTCTTTCCTAACACTTTTTCCCTTAATATTTTCGATTCCAGGAAAAAAGCTTTCGCTTGCTTGAAATCTCTTTTATCCTGATACAAAAGGGCTAGATTATTAAGACAGCTGGCATAATCCGGATGATGCTTTCCAAGCATTTTCTCCCGAATGGATTTGACTTCAATATATAATTCCTCAGCCCTTTCATAATTGGTCATCTCCCAATAAATGGCCGCCAGATTATTTAGGCTTACATTCAACTCAGCCTGCTCTTTAGAAGACCATTTTCTCAATATTGAAATCGCCTCCTGGTAAAAGGCCTCGGCTTTATCGTAATTGCCCATTACCATGTGTAAATTTGCAAGGTTGTTTAATACACTTGCAAAAGCAGTGCTTTGTGCTCCTGATGTTTGTTTTCTTATTTCCTTGGATTCCAAATATAACTTTTCGGCTTTTTCAAATTGCGCCATTTTGACATACAGGTTTGCCAAATTATTGAGACTTCCACTATAATCAGGATGCCAGGAGCCAAGAACACTTTCGCGAATACTTTTCGCTCGTAAGTAGTACTCCTCCGCTAAATCGAATCTGCCCAGTTCAAGATATATAGCGCCCAAATTATTCAAACTCCATGCATAATCCGGATGGTTTTCTCCCAGCAAACTACCCCGGATATTTTTCGATAAAATATAGCAGGACTCTGCCTCAATGTAATTTCCTTTAAATCGATTTATCCGTCCTTTTTGAAAATATACATTTCCATAAGCGATGGAATGTTTTCCTAAGTATTTTTCAGCATAATCCTCTGCCCTTTTACAATCCTGCAAGGCCTGGTCATACTCCATATGGGAAACATGATCCCTGGTTTTTATTAACAAACTATCTATTCTCTGGACAATGCTTAATGTATCGATAGTCTGACACGCTAATCCGGAACAGAAACAAAATATAATAACCACAAGTGCTTTTGAAATATTCATACTCAATTCTCTTCAACATGTTGAAACCCCTTTCATTTCAGGTTAAATGGAGTTTACATGATCTCCAAATATAATCAAGTAGCCAAAAAACATATTTTCATTTAAAGGCAGCTTTACTCTGATTACTCATCACCGATATATCCTAAAGTAACGCAGGGAGCAATGTTGTTACTGTTTGAGTTATCCGGAAAATCAGGACATCCTGTGATACCACAAGGCATTTCATTAAAGGAAATTATTTGGATATTTCCAACAATTCTCGGGAATATGATCGCTGAAAAATCTGCATTTCTAACTTTATAAAATGCATCCGCAACAATACTTATCCCATAATCTCTTCCAGGGAATATACGCTGATCGTTCACTGGTATATAATACTCCTGATGCTTCGATTTGGATTCAATGTCCAATTCTGTAATTAAACTCTTTGAATACAGATTATAAAACTTCACCCGGAAATGACCAACACGAGGCAATTTAATTCCAATTTTGCTGATGACTCCCGGTTTCAATGGAGTAAATCTGAAGCCATATTCCCATACATTAGTAGCCATTTCGATGGTATCGATTTTTGTCCCTTCCAGTTCCAGCAAACTTAATATCGGATTTTCTTCCACGCTGTGGTAATCCTTTTGGTCACAAGCCCAACTACTGATCAATATAACCAGAAGAAGGATTGATGTGTTTATTTTAATATCACTGCTATATTCCATTAAACGAAATATTAGTTTCTATCATGTTTTATTATTAAGGGGACTTCTATTTATTAAAAAAGTTCGTTTCATTTGTTCAAATGATATTCATTTAAACTTCAAAGGCTACAATGGAGCTTTTGCAAGCAAGGTTTTTCAACAATTTCGATTCGGTTTTCAACAATTTCGTGAATTTATTTGTGATTTTTCAGTTCCAGGGCACACTATGCCCATGCTACTTTTCTTTTTAGTTGGATAATCCGGAATAAATTATATGTTATGTTTGTCAGTCCAATTTGAAAAGAAGATCTTACTTTACCTATGCATCGTAATTTCATTTTTCCAAACATCGTGGTGATACAACCAAATACATGTTCAACTCGTGCACGTGTTCTTGATAAGTTCGTATTTCTGTCTTGCTCCCTGTCGTTTAATGGACGGTTTCTTCTTCCTTTCTGATTTATACAAGGTATCATCCCTTTCTTCCGGATTCGTTCTCGGAAATCCCAGCTTGCCGAATCTCCATATAAGCGTTTTCCTTTATCCCGTTTTTCTATCAATACATCCGTCATTTCACCATCATAAACATTCGCAGGGGTTATTTCATAGTTGGTAATCAGTTTGGTGTTTTTATCGATCTTCACATGATCTTTATAGCCGTAGGCTTTGCGATTATGGTGCTTTACCCAGCGGGCATCGGAATCTTTTTGTCTTCCAATATTTGGGTTGTCCTCCCATTCTTGTGGTATTTGCCCATTCTTTATTAAGTCATTATCCTCTTTACTATTGCGGTTAATTTCGCTTTCTACAATATGAGCATCTACAATACTACCCTTATTTATTATTACCCTATTCTGGTGTAATAGTTGATCCAGTTTTTTGAATAACCTTTTATCCGCCTTCTTTAAACTCAATTCATTCTTGAACGACCAGATTGTTCTTGCGTCAGGAATCTGATCCGTTCCTCGTATTCCTAAAAATAATTTAAAACTTGTCCTGTCTGCTATTTGGAATTCCATTGATTCATCACTTAAATCATATATTCTTTGAACAATTAATAACTTGAACATCATCACTACATCATAAGATGGCCTGCCGGGACCTTCTCCCGTTCTTTTAACAATTTTTTCCAGCTCCTTTCGAAAATATTCAAATCTGATGTAATCGTTAAGCTTAGCTAATGGATCTTTATCAAAAGAACGAAGTTTTTCAACAAGCGCATCCCACTCAAATAGCTCAAGTTGTTGCTTTGGTGTAATGATTTTGGCCATATAGAATTTTTCCCAAAAGATAGGTATTTTTATGAATATTTAGAAGTCCCCTTAACATCTTGTTGCAACTAAGCAACGAAATCTTATTCACTCAAGACAGTACTATAAACTTCAAAATATTTCAGGTATAATAATCAACAGATGCAAATCAAAAGCTGTAAAATATAACAGGATCATCGCATGATACAAGAAACGCTTACCACTGGAATGATATTCTCCAATTTTCTATCCTCATTGAAAGAAGCCCGCATGGCATAATTAAGTATGACATTCCTGCTAAAACGCCAATCCCCCCCAAAAGAAATGAAACTGCTATTACGTAGAACATGACGAGTAAAATTTACAGGTGCAAAGACTTCAGTGAAAAAATTATATCTTGAATTGCCGTAGCGAAAGTTTATTCCGCAATCAAATTGGTATACACTTTCATTTATTAAAATATTTCGCTCACTTGTTAGCCTTGCTATCCCGCTCATAAGTATATTCTTTCCGAATCCTTTACTTCCATTTAACCAAATTCCCCAAGTTGTCCGAACTTTACTTAAATTTTTGAATTTGAGTAAACTGCTATCTCTACTATCATAATCAAATGCTTGCCCAAAAGCTAAATCAATATAGCTGCTGTTCCATTTCTCAGCCTTATACAAATCGACAATCTTCTTCATGCGCTCGATATAGGAATGATCCAAATTGTTGAGTTCAATGTCCAAAGCTTTAATGTCATCTTTTAACTGATATTTTTCCTCTAAATCTTTAGTTTCAGCCATTTTCTTTTTTTGCTGCTTGATTTGATCTTTCAATTTGCTTTTGTCATCATCGTACTCTTTAATGACATTTTTGAAAATATTCTTATCTTCGAGAGGCTCGAATTGCCTGTATAAATTAATTTTAACAGCGTATGCAAAACTGCGTATGCGCCAATTATTTTCCAGATTTACAACAGAGTCTTTTCCTTCCGAATCCATGAAATGAATGGTTTTGGTTTCCAGCTCATTATTTCCGTCAACTGTTCCGAAGGAGAGGTCCAATCCGGACAAAAGTTTCAAAAAGTCAGAACGTTTGTAATAATTCTTTAATTTTCTTGGTGTATTAAAATATATTTCATTGAAAGGTTGGGTTTGGATTGCTAAATTTGGAGTAAGGCCATAACTTTTAAAAGACCAATCCACTTTAAAATTACGAAGATTAGAAGGCTTAGGTACCAAGCTGGGATTGACACCCAATAAATCGAAAGCAGGGGAGACCGGTATGGAAAATTCAGGAGCATAACTGATGTAATTTGCCGTTTGTTCCTCCATCTGACTTTCTGCCTGCGACTGTCCAGTGTTAACTGAAAGGAAGATTGCGAATGCCTGCAACAGTATGACAGGCATTCGCTTCTTATTTTTGAAAGGAATTTTGATTACATCCACCGATAAACTATAAATAGATTTAGTAAACGAATACATAATCAGCTTTTCTTTTGAGTTCCACCCGGCAAAATGGTTTTAATATCCTTTGATTTATTCTTTGGCGGAGCTACAGGCATCGGTACACAATGGTCTTTAAAATCACATGCATAGCGTTTGCAACCAATTGTAAGTTGTTGATTCGTGCATTTGATGCAAATCATGGTATCCAGGTTTAAGGTGTCGCATGATTTGGTGTAGAGTTTTTGTTTGTTTATAGATTGGTTAAAACCGCTTGTAAGAAATGTAATTTGGATAAAAAAAGTAAAGAATAATTGTTTCATTAAATTTAGGGGACTTCTATTTATTAAAAAAGTTCGTTTCATTTGTTCAAATGATATTCATTTAAACTTCAAAGGCTACAATGGAGCTTTTGCAAGCAAGGTTTTTCAACAATTTCGATCCGGTTTTCAACAATTTCGTGAATTTATTTGTGATTTTTCAGTTCCGGGCACACTATGCCCATGCTACTTTTCTTTTTAGTTGGATAATCCGGAATAAATTATATGTTATGTTTGTCAGTCCAATTTGAAAAGAAGATCTTACTTTACCTATGCATCGTAATTTCATTTTTCCAAACATCGTGGTGATACAACCAAATACATGTTCAACTCGTGCACGTGTTCTTGATAAGTTCGTATTTCTGTCTTGCTCCCTGTCGTTTAATGGACGGTTTCTTCTTCCTTTCTGATTTATACAAGGTATCATCCCTTTCTTGGATTCGTTCTCGGAAATCCCAGCTTGCCGAATCTCCATATAAGCGTTTTCCTTTATCCCGTTTTTCTATCAATACATCCGTCATTTCACCATCATAAACATTCGCAGGGGTTATTTCATAGTTGGTAATCAGTTTGGTGTTTTTATCGATCTTCACATGATCTTTATAGCCGTAGGCTTTGCGATTATGGTGCTTTACCCAGCGGGCATCGGAATCTTTTTGTCTTCCAATATTTGGGTTGTCCTCCCATTCTTGTGGTATTTGCCCATTCTTTATTAAGTCATTATCCTCTTTACTATTGCGGTTAATTTCGCTTTCTACAATATGAGCATCTACAATACTACCCTTATTTATTATTACCCTATTCTGGTGTAATAGTTGATCCAGTTTTTTGAATAACCTTTTATCCGCCTTCTTTAAACTCAATTCATTCTTGAACGACCAGATTGTTCTTGCGTCAGGAATCTGATCCGTTCCTCGTATTCCTAAAAATAATTTAAAACTTGTCCAGTCTGCTATTTGGAATTCCATTGATTCATCACTTAAATCATATATTCTTTGAACAATTAATAACTTGAACATCATCACTACATCATAAGATGGCCTGCCGGGACCTTCTCCCGTTCTTTTAACAATTTTTTCCAGCTCCTTTCGAAAATATTCAAATCTGATGTAATCGTTAAGCTTAGCTAATGGATCTTTATCAAAAGAACGAAGTTTTTCAACAAGAGCATCCCACTCAAATAGCTCAAGTTGTTGCTTTGGTGTAATGATTTTGGCCATATAGAATTTTTCCCAAAAGATAGGTATTTTTATGAATATTTAGAAGTCCCCTTTATGATAATTATTATTTTTGAAATCTAATTTAAAATTGTAGAAACTGTAAATCCTGACATCGGCGGAATTTTTGCTGTTGTTTTAATAATTCCTCTGCATTGCAACCAGCATCTGTCCCATTTTTCTTGTTTTCGTAAACAGTCATCGCTTTTGAGATCCCCACTTCTACAAAAAGGTAATTTTGCACACTTTTCGCATGGATCTGGTTTCTTTGGATTTGGGTTAGGTTTTGGCTTAGGTCCAGTAATTCTTGCTAAAATGAACACATCATTTGAACTATGAACTGGAAAAAAGGATAGTTCAGATTCACTTGACATTGCAATGTATGTTCTGTATTGACCGGATTGTAAATAATTTAATTCAATATTTTCATGAATTTCAGATTTTAACCCGCTTATTTTATTAAAATTGTGTGCGTTCGCTATGCATGAATTAATTTGAGAATTGCTAATTGGTAAGAATTGATAATTGTTATTTGACCCTAAATAATAATTTGCACAATTTTTAATCAATTTCTTATCTTGACAAAATGTAAAAATTGAAAACTCTTTTATTATATTATCAGTTTTTTTTAAATATTGATTTTTCCCTTCAACAGTGATAGGGCTTTGACTGAATAATAGTTTTGCAAATGCAAAAAGTATAAAAGTTAGATAATATTGTTTCATATTCTTAGTTTATATTTTAATTGAAATTGGTTTTACAAGAATTCCCTTAAGTTCAATTTGAATTTTTTTAACATATTTATCACATATGGCAGCACAACCTATATAGCTAATATTGCAACCATCCCAGCATTCATTACCAATTTGGGATGCCTTAATACAGTCATCCCAACACATTATTTTAGTTTCATAGCAGTCCCCTCTGCATGCAATGTTTTCTGGCGAAGATGATCTTCCAATAGACTTAATTGGGGCGGTGTATTCTATTATATTTAAATTTTTTCCATGACCAATGAAATATGCAACCGAATTATTTCTATACAGCACAG includes:
- a CDS encoding transposase; this encodes MIPCINQKGRRNRPLNDREQDRNTNLSRTRARVEHVFGCITTMFGKMKLRCIGKVRSSFQIGLTNITYNLFRIIQLKRKVAWA
- a CDS encoding IS5 family transposase — encoded protein: MAKIITPKQQLELFEWDALVEKLRSFDKDPLAKLNDYIRFEYFRKELEKIVKRTGEGPGRPSYDVVMMFKLLIVQRIYDLSDESMEFQIADWTSFKLFLGIRGTDQIPDARTIWSFKNELSLKKADKRLFKKLDQLLHQNRVIINKGSIVDAHIVESEINRNSKEDNDLIKNGQIPQEWEDNPNIGRQKDSDARWVKHHNRKAYGYKDHVKIDKNTKLITNYEITPANVYDGEMTDVLIEKRDKGKRLYGDSASWDFRERIQERDDTLYKSERKKKPSIKRQGARQKYELIKNTCTS